In the genome of Virgibacillus doumboii, the window TTGAGGAAAACAAGATTACCGGATTAATAGGCCGGAACGGGGCAGGAAAAACAACACTTCTAAAAATATTAGCAGGGTACTGGCAGGAGTCTGCAGGAGTTGTGAATGTTTTTTCGGAACGTCCATTCAACAATCTGTTTGTTTCTGCCAATACGATTTTAGTCGATGATGAAATGGATTTTCCGTCAGCACTGACCCTTAAGGAAATTCTGGAACAGGCAGGCAATTTCTATGAAAAATGGGATATGGATCTGGCGTTTCGGCTATTTGACTATTTTTCCTTTGATCCGATGCAAATTCACAGTAACCTATCAAAAGGAAAAACGAGTACATTTAACATGATTGTAGGATTGGCATCCAGATGTTCATTAACGATTTTCGATGAACCAACCAGTGGAATGGATGCAGCGGTCCGGAAAGACTTTTACCGGGCACTATTGAAGGATTACCTGGCACATCCCCGTTCGATTATCATTTCCAGTCATTATCTGGATGAATTGGAGGATATGCTGGAAGATGTTTTACTGATTGAAAATGGAAAAGAATACGTTCATTTACCGATGGATGAGTTGAAGGAATATGCGGTTGGACTAAGCGGAAGTACTGCAAAAGTTAACCTATGGATTGGCGATAAAGAAGTCCTTTATAAAAATACGGCTGGAGCAGACAGCACATACGTCATTGTGAAAAATGATTTTTTACAAGAAACACTGGATCGTATCAAGCGCTCGGGTGTTAACGTGTCATCTGTTTCGTCCAGTGATTTATGTGTGTACCTGACTGATCATACGAAAGGGGGAATCGATGATGTCTTTGACAAAGCCTAGTTTAGCAGGTGCTGTAA includes:
- a CDS encoding ATP-binding cassette domain-containing protein; protein product: MKVVECNDLTKQHGHRKALNNLTFSIEENKITGLIGRNGAGKTTLLKILAGYWQESAGVVNVFSERPFNNLFVSANTILVDDEMDFPSALTLKEILEQAGNFYEKWDMDLAFRLFDYFSFDPMQIHSNLSKGKTSTFNMIVGLASRCSLTIFDEPTSGMDAAVRKDFYRALLKDYLAHPRSIIISSHYLDELEDMLEDVLLIENGKEYVHLPMDELKEYAVGLSGSTAKVNLWIGDKEVLYKNTAGADSTYVIVKNDFLQETLDRIKRSGVNVSSVSSSDLCVYLTDHTKGGIDDVFDKA